The bacterium region AATGCTCTGCATTTCGCCCCAGTGCTAGCAGAGCATTTTTTACGCCGATATTAATTTTGAGGAAGGTTGCAGTTTGGTTACACAACATTTGTTTACATGCAGGAATGAAAAATGCTCTGCCACTACACTGCCTAATCTTTGGGCGCCTGCTCAAAAAATAATCACTTCGAGAGACGGGGAATGCTCGTAAGTTATTGAAAATACTACTCCTGCCTTTCGGCACGCCTTTTGAATATCGGATTGAGCGGAGGAAGTGATTATGAATCGGTTAGAACATGGATACACGTTGTTGGAAGCATTATCAATTGTGGCTATTTTCGGATTCGTGGCTGCATTGTCGCTTCCACAAGGCATCGCCATTCTTCAAACTTACAAACTGAAAGCAGGGACTCAACAAGTAGCTACGGCTATTCAATTCACGAGAGCAAAAGCGGTCTCTGAGAACTTTCAATGCACTTTTAGCAATTTTCTATCCAGTGGCGTCCAGAAATTTCAAATTACTGGCGGTGAGGACGATCACAATGATGGATTGAATCCTTGGGAAGACCGCAATGGAAATGGTGTGGAAGATACGATCACTTTCATTCCCCAGGAATTACCCACTGGCGTGAAAGTAGTCTCCACTCTAAATGGAATCTCAGCTGTTCCAGTAACCGGAAATCCAACTTCCAGCACCTCGTCTCTTGTTTTTACTCCGCTGGGAGTTCCAAAACTATCTAACGCCGCGGCGGCGATTTATCTGCAAAATCAAAAGTCCGAAAACATGGCAATTACAGTTGATTTATCAGGCAGGGTTCAGACCTGGAAACACAGCGGCACATCATGGGTAGCGATGTAGGGGGGAGAGAGAGAGAGAGAGAAAAAGAAAGATGAAAAAGCAAAATGCAGGCTTCGGTTTAATGGAAGTGCTGGTTTCGTTGTTGTTCCTCACGATTATGGCTCTTTCTATGATGAGACTGTTGTTGGCCGGCCTTCAGTTTAACAACATGGCGAACGATGAAACAAAACTCCTGGCAATTGCAAACGATCGTATGGAACAGCTGAAAACAATGAGTTTTACGAATCTTGGGATCCCTTGTTTGGATAGCAATACTTCTTGCGGGAGTCTCACAAGCAATGTTCTGGATACGTCAGTTACCCCCAACGTTCCTTATTACGACAGCAGCGATTCACTGTACGTGGTTCGCTGGACGATCAGCCTTCCCACCGGTGATTCAGATACCCGACGCTTGACCGTCAGAGTTGTGTCTAATCGCATCATTTCTTCCGGAAATCAGCGGGAGCTCACAATTTATTTTGACCGCACAAAGTACTGAGGAACTTCAGTTATGTCTCAAACACAAAAAGGATTTACGCTGGCCGAGCTTATGGTCTCGGTGACCTTGATGCTGATCGTTTTAATCGGTGCCTATCAGTTTATGGTGGCCAGCGCCAGAATCTATCGTTCTGAGGATGAGTTGCTTGCATTGGATCAGCAGGCGAGGGTTGCCATGGATGTGTTGGTACGGGCGCTGCGCCAGGCGGGGAGCGATCCAATGCAAACAGCTTTTGATCCCGGCACCACCGATTCCTATCCGATTCCCATGGCAAAACAGTACGCCGTTCGAATTCTTGCTGATCTGCCACAGGATACGATGAATGACGCAGGTGTTGCCGGAGCAGATGGAGACAGTTTCGATAGTTTTGATACGAACGGCGACAATCTATGGAGCGACGATGAAAATGAAAACGGCGATGGGATGCTGCTCCCTACCTATCCGGATCCGGATGAAGATGTAACGTTTTTCCTTTCCCCATCCGACAGTTCCTATGTTCCAACAGGATCGGGTCCCTGGACGCTTGTGAAACGCGTCAGAAATAGCTCAGGGGGATACACCGACCAGCCTCTGGCATCGAACATCATAACTTCAACCGGCAACATTGGCCTTGAATTTCGATATTGTCTTCGACATTTGGCGGGCGTGCATAACTCAGACACCATCCCCGTATCTTTTGCTACGCGATGGGCCGGCGTCAGTGGGACGGGTGTGGCTACGAATGCAAGCACTTATACAACGTTTGGTACTCTGCGTGTAATCAACCGTGTTCTTATTCGTTTGACCATGCGTTCCGCGAACCGGGACCGGCAGACTAAGGAATACGGCTACATCACTCTTGAGTCAGATGTTGACATCCGCACGCAGCCTTGAGAGGTAAACACTAATGGAACAAAGCAATCAAAATTGTAAAACTCGGGAGATGCACTTGGTCAAATACGAAAAGGGATCTTCATTGATCGTGGTGATCCTGGTTGTGTCCCTTTTGGCTTTGATGGGTTTGGGATTGGTAATGAATACGATCACCGATCGCGCTGTGGCCCGTAATATGTCGGCGACCAATAAAGCCCTATTTTCAGCGGAAACAGGCCTGGAGAGATTGAACGAGATGTTCGAGTTTGATTTTGCATATGATCGCACAGGCTTTTCAGAGACGAGAGGTTGGTCGAACGTATGGCTGCTCGTAGAACCGGGCACAGCCGGGGCAGACACTACCGATACAACCGGGCAGTGTACACAGCATAATCCAAAACACGATGTGGGACTTCCGGGCATTTCCTTTTTCCACATTGATGATCCAACGCTGGATGATGATTTAGATGGCAATTTTCAAAATGATGTCGATACGGATGGTGATGGGATTGTTGACATCACCAAGCCTTACTTTTTAAACCCTAACATTCCCGGTGCCACTGGAACCATTGGGGCTTCCGGTGAAACATCCACCAGCAAGCTCAATCGCTGGAGAATTCTCGTCAGGAATATCAAAGAAGCGCCGAATGCTGCTTACGTTTCCCATAATAACGTTAGTATCCTTGTCCTGGGAATATCGGAGGATTACGGCACCGGTTTCTCAGGCCAGCAGAATGAAGGGTCGGTTGTGAATGGGACCAGATTAATCGAGCAAGGTCTGACAGCCGAGCCGGTTTCTATTTGGAACAATGTCTGCTTTCTTGGAATCACAAACTCCGAACTGCTAGGGACAATGAAATATTATGGTTCCGTCCATATGATTAACGGCCAATACGGTACTAACGTATTAGAAATGAGTGGCAATGTGGGTGTTTTTAATTACTACCGAAATGCGGCCAGCGGATTAACGGAAAATCCACCTTGCTGCAACAATGGACCCGATGCGTCGCTGACAAACCTCCTTGCTGGTTTGCCAACGACACGAACGGGAGTTCCGACATTGAATGCCAAGATGCGTATCAAGAATGGGGATATTCTCATTGAAGGAAGCGCGACGATCGGTTGTGCGAATGACACCACACGCCCGGGCAAGGAAACCCTGGATGAGCTTTTGACGAACGGAACTTATGCAGATGCTGACAACTTACACTTTGATCGTTATTCGGTTTATGACGTACACGAAGATTTCATGGATCGAATTCAGTTTCCAGACACCATTAGCAATAGTCAGAAGTATTACGATATGCCGCGCGGTAAGACTTATGCCAATTACCAGGCGTATCTTGTCGGAAATCCGGACGCGGCGGCGGCAGAGGATTACGGAGCGCTGGCTCTAGACTTGACCACGATCAATCCGTTAAATCTAAGCACGGGAACACTTCCATGGGTTTTTTCAACTGAGAATTCTGCAGCAACCCAGGAGTCAGTGATGCTCCTGACTAATCTATTATCAGGAACGGGCAGCGACACTCGGGGAGGCGGGAACGCGAACGCAAGCTATATCACCGGTAGAAGCATGAATTGGTTAACCCGAAACCTTGCTTCCAACGATAATCCACAAGGTTCCCCGTTGACTGGCGGAAATGGCACGATCATCTATTTTGGTTTTGACCGCTACGACGCAGCAACCAGCCATGAGCCTGTTATTGGATACCAGATTGCCGGTGGCACACTTCAATGGGTCCGCGGAGGACCGACCGGATCAGGCACTCCGATCACGCTGCCCGATCAACTGGTCAATCACAATGGAGCATACTTTGTTGTCAAGGTAGCTAGATATTCGATCACCCAGACACTGGTAAATGCAATCGTGTACATCCCTCGAGACGCCACAGTCAGTGCAAAATTTACAAATTTCCTGTTCCATCCGGGTTCCGCCGGTACACCTGATGAGCAGGCTGCTTGGGATGCTCAATTCAGCCTGGCTCCGGTCAGCGGAAGTCACAAAGGCATGATTCGTTTCATGAACGATTTTCTGGATGTCCCGGCTCAAAGCGCCACGATTAACGATGATGTCGACATTGATCCAACTACCTGGGGACTCCCTGCTCTTTCAGCGGCGAATAGCTACACATATCCTTTTCTTACCGACTCGATGAGCGGCGATGAAATGACCAAATCAGCGATTATCGGTTCGGGAATCGTATTACTTTCCGGGCCCGTGTATTTCGACACCTCCGGAAGTGGAAGCGGTGATGGAACAGGGATTGATTACGATGGACGCCTGTCTATCATGGTTCCTTCCTGGGCGCCTACAGCCCCTGTCCTGGCGAATCCAGCGAATGATTCGGGGAATAATCAGATTTTCATCCGAACTTTTATCTATCCGAAGACACAGTTTCCTTGCAATGATGCGCTTTCTCTGATTTCATCCGGGGATATTGATGCCTCACCTAATCCGGCACAAAAGCGTGAAGCCCTCGTCCTTTATGCTCGAAATAAGTACGTCGTGGGTAAGCAAACAGACCTTGCAGGATCTGCTGTCGCCTATACGTATATTCAAGGTGGCGGAAGCGGAAACCCGAACTATTTGCAGGTCCCGGCGATGAATACCTGCATGCCGGATTTCTTACCGGGCAAGGACCCGATTACATTCACCCGTCCCACAACCTGGATGGAACGGTAGCACAAATATCCTTCTCTCCTCTGGGGCGCGACTCCTTCGCGCCCCTTTTCTTTTTCAGATGTAGCGCGGGCGTCTCGCCTGCGAATTCGCGCAGACGGGACGTCCGCGCTACTTTGCCTAAAACTTTAGCACTGCACAAAAAACGCAAGGAGATGGGTGCCCAAAAGACGAGTTTCTCGACGGAGCTCGGGTGGCACGCTGCTTGCTCTGGGAGTGTCTGGAGACAGATATGAAGAAGATATTGTTGATAGAAGATGAAGAATTCGTTCGCGGCGCCATATCACAGCTTCTGAGGAATATGAACTATGAAACGCTTGAAGCGGATAACGGCGCTGTAGGGCTTCAACTCGCGTGCGAACAGAAACCGGACCTGGTGCTCTGTGACGTGAACATGCCGGAAATGGATGGGCATTCCGTTTTGAAAGGCTTGAGGAGCAATCCCTTAACCAGCTCGACCCCTTTCATATTCTTAACCGGTCAGGGAGAGAAGGAAGATCTCCGGAGAGGAATGAATTCGGGCGCCGACGACTATCTCACAAAGCCAATCACGATGGAAGAATTGCGAAACGCAATTTCCGTGCGCCTGAACCGCCGGGCGGAAATTGCTCAGCACTATACGCATGAGCTGCAGTTGGCCGAAGAGAAAATGAAACGCCTCATTTATTACGATACGCTCACCGATCTTCCGAATCGAATGATGATTTCCGACATGATGCAGGAAATGCTGAAAAGCGGATCGCCTGAACTGGCTGTTCTTTGCTTAACGTTGGATCGCTTTAAACAGGTGAATGATGGTCTCGGTTATTACGAAGGTGACGTGATGTTAACGTTGCTGGCGGAAAGGCTCCGGAAATGCCTTCGTCATGAAAATATCATTGCTAGGATTTCACAAGATGAATTTGCAATTCTGGTCAAGGGAAACAGAAAGAGTGCCGAGCAATTTGCAACACGTTTGCTTCATTGCATTGAAAAACCGTTCGCATTGAACTCGTATGAGGTCTATTTGACCGCCAGCATAGGTGTGGCGCTGTATCAAGACGATGGAAATCAAATTGATCAGCTATTGAAAAAAGCTTGCACCGCGGCGGAACATGCCAGGCGAAATGGAGGAAATCAATACGTGTTTAGTTCAAACTGTCTCGATCTGAGCTCCGCTGAAAATCTTGTAATGGAAAATGAGCTGCGTCTTGCGATGGAACGATCAGAAATGGACGTTCATTATCAACCACAGATCGATGTAAAAACCGGTCAGATTGTTGGGGCCGAATCTTTGATGCGCTGGTGCCATCCAATCAAAGGGATGATTTCTCCCATGAAATTCATTCCGGTAGCGGAAGATTCAGGTTTGATTTTGCCTTTGGGCGAATGGATCCTCAGCATGGCATGCGCACACCTGAAACGGTGGAGAAAAGAAAGCAATTCGAGGTTCCGGGTGGCGGTAAACCTTTCGGGTTGCCAGTTTAAACGTCCCGACATCGGTGAACGACTTATGGCCATTCTGCGCGGATCCGGCGTCGATCCTCGCGATCTGGAACTGGAAATAACGGAATCTGTTTTGATTCAGAATCCTGAGACAGCCCTGAACAGGTTAAAAGAGTTGAAAACTCTCGGCGTTCAAATTTCGCTGGACGATTTTGGAACAGGCTATTCCTCTTTTACTTACCTCAAGCAATTTCCATTTGACACAGTGAAGATTGACCGGTCCTTCATTTCCGGCGTTGACCGCGATTCAAAAAATGGAGCTATCGTAACTGCGATTATTCAGATGGCTCGCAGCCTGAATCTGAAAATCATTGCGGAAGGAGTGGAAACTCAACAGGAATATGAATTTTTGAAGTTGCACGGCTGCGATGAGGTCCAGGGTTATCTTTTCAGTCCACCGGTGCCCTCCGTAAAATTTCACGAATTGTTCGGCCAATCTTATTTTGTCCCTCGACCAGAGGAGGTAAGGCACTGATATGGAAACAGCAGAAAAGGAATTTCGTATCCCTAAAACAGTTGCGCCTGTAATCTGTCATACGATTTCGGACGAAGCAATTCCAGGCGAAATTTTTCTGGACGTGGTGAGCAAATGCACGCCCAAGCATATCCAGAATTTCTTTGATCATGATGCTCTATTTTTTCCAATCCGGACGGCCCAGGCAGAACGGCCTCTATTGCTATCAAAGGAGATGGTGGTTCTTGTAGAGGCCGTTTCTGCCTTTCCTCCAGGAACCATGCTCGCTCTAAGTGACAGGAAAAAAGCTGTTCTTGACGTCCGTTCCGTTGGCTCAATTCACTGTGAAGTTCTGATTGAAGGTCCCATAGAACGTTCCCGCGTTTTGGATGTATTGAATCAGTCCAAAAACTTTGTTGCGATCGTCTGGCAAGAAAAATTTTCGCTGGTGAATATCCGGCACATCCTGAAAATAGTTGAGCTGTAGATATGGCCACAATCAACAATTTTCTAAAATACGCTGTAAACATGGGTGCGTCCGATTTGCACCTTTCTTCCGGTTCGGCTCCGCTCATCAGAATCAACGGTGAGCTCAGAAGCCTGAAATGGAATGTTCTGGATGCGAAAGAAACGCTGCAACTCATCGGCGAAGTTCTGAGTCCTGAACAACAGAAGATATTCTCCAGACAACTCGATCTCGATTTTTGCTATGAAGCTCCGAACATTGGAACTTTCCGTGCCAACATCTTGAAGCAACGCAACGGCATCGATGCAGTTTTTAGAATTATCCCTACCACGATTCGTCCTTTGGAAGAACTCGGACTTCCGCGTATTGTAAAAGACCTGACTCACCTTCACCACGGACTGATTCTTGTTACCGGCTCAGCCGGAAACGGTAAATCGACCACCCTTGCGGCCATGATTGATTACATCAACAGCAAGCGCCGGCTTCACATCGTGACGATTGAGGACCCGATTGAATTTGTGCATTCATCGAAGTTGGCGAACGTAAGCCAGAGAGAAGTAAAGCTGCATACAGAAGACTTTTCAACTGCATTGCGGGCGTCTTTACGGGAAGATCCGGATGTTATTTTGATCGGCGAGCTTCGTGACCTGGAAACCATATCGCTGGCAATCACGGCAGCTGAAACAGGCCATCTGGTTTTTGGCACGCTTCACACACGGACCGCCGCGAAAACGGTCGATCGTCTCATTGATGTTTATCCGGCGAACCAGCAGAACCAGATTCGAACACAACTTGCGGATGCCATCCGCGGAGTCATCAGTCAGCAGCTCATTCCGCGTGCTGATGGTAAAGGAAGGGTGATGGCCTATGAAGTCCTTGTCGCTACTCCCGCCGTTGCCAGTTTGATTCGTGAGGGAAAGACTTTCCAGATTCCAACTCTAATGCAGATCGGAGCGAAAGAAGGGATGTGCATGATGGACCAATGTCTCGCCCGTTTGCTGGCCGAGAAAGTGATCACAGAGGAAGAAGCCCTGTATAGAGCAGAGAACAAAAAACTGGTTCTCCCTGCCCAAAAGGGAACTAACGGAGGGAAGAATGGCTGAGATTGATTCGTTGTTAAAACGAATGATAGAAACCGGGGCTTCCGACTTGCACATGCTATGCGGGCAACCGCCGAAATTTCGGGTTCACGGTGAACTGGTTCCCGTAGAGGGGGAGATAGAGCTCACTCACACGCGTATGGAGCAGCTCCTTTTCGAAATCGTTGATAAAAACCAAAAAGCAAAATTTTCCGAAACTCATGATCTTGACTTTGCACATTCCCTTGAAGGCATC contains the following coding sequences:
- a CDS encoding prepilin-type N-terminal cleavage/methylation domain-containing protein, which translates into the protein MSQTQKGFTLAELMVSVTLMLIVLIGAYQFMVASARIYRSEDELLALDQQARVAMDVLVRALRQAGSDPMQTAFDPGTTDSYPIPMAKQYAVRILADLPQDTMNDAGVAGADGDSFDSFDTNGDNLWSDDENENGDGMLLPTYPDPDEDVTFFLSPSDSSYVPTGSGPWTLVKRVRNSSGGYTDQPLASNIITSTGNIGLEFRYCLRHLAGVHNSDTIPVSFATRWAGVSGTGVATNASTYTTFGTLRVINRVLIRLTMRSANRDRQTKEYGYITLESDVDIRTQP
- a CDS encoding EAL domain-containing protein, with translation MKKILLIEDEEFVRGAISQLLRNMNYETLEADNGAVGLQLACEQKPDLVLCDVNMPEMDGHSVLKGLRSNPLTSSTPFIFLTGQGEKEDLRRGMNSGADDYLTKPITMEELRNAISVRLNRRAEIAQHYTHELQLAEEKMKRLIYYDTLTDLPNRMMISDMMQEMLKSGSPELAVLCLTLDRFKQVNDGLGYYEGDVMLTLLAERLRKCLRHENIIARISQDEFAILVKGNRKSAEQFATRLLHCIEKPFALNSYEVYLTASIGVALYQDDGNQIDQLLKKACTAAEHARRNGGNQYVFSSNCLDLSSAENLVMENELRLAMERSEMDVHYQPQIDVKTGQIVGAESLMRWCHPIKGMISPMKFIPVAEDSGLILPLGEWILSMACAHLKRWRKESNSRFRVAVNLSGCQFKRPDIGERLMAILRGSGVDPRDLELEITESVLIQNPETALNRLKELKTLGVQISLDDFGTGYSSFTYLKQFPFDTVKIDRSFISGVDRDSKNGAIVTAIIQMARSLNLKIIAEGVETQQEYEFLKLHGCDEVQGYLFSPPVPSVKFHELFGQSYFVPRPEEVRH
- a CDS encoding type IV pilus twitching motility protein PilT; this encodes MATINNFLKYAVNMGASDLHLSSGSAPLIRINGELRSLKWNVLDAKETLQLIGEVLSPEQQKIFSRQLDLDFCYEAPNIGTFRANILKQRNGIDAVFRIIPTTIRPLEELGLPRIVKDLTHLHHGLILVTGSAGNGKSTTLAAMIDYINSKRRLHIVTIEDPIEFVHSSKLANVSQREVKLHTEDFSTALRASLREDPDVILIGELRDLETISLAITAAETGHLVFGTLHTRTAAKTVDRLIDVYPANQQNQIRTQLADAIRGVISQQLIPRADGKGRVMAYEVLVATPAVASLIREGKTFQIPTLMQIGAKEGMCMMDQCLARLLAEKVITEEEALYRAENKKLVLPAQKGTNGGKNG
- a CDS encoding GspH/FimT family pseudopilin, with amino-acid sequence MNRLEHGYTLLEALSIVAIFGFVAALSLPQGIAILQTYKLKAGTQQVATAIQFTRAKAVSENFQCTFSNFLSSGVQKFQITGGEDDHNDGLNPWEDRNGNGVEDTITFIPQELPTGVKVVSTLNGISAVPVTGNPTSSTSSLVFTPLGVPKLSNAAAAIYLQNQKSENMAITVDLSGRVQTWKHSGTSWVAM
- a CDS encoding pilus assembly PilX N-terminal domain-containing protein, with protein sequence MHLVKYEKGSSLIVVILVVSLLALMGLGLVMNTITDRAVARNMSATNKALFSAETGLERLNEMFEFDFAYDRTGFSETRGWSNVWLLVEPGTAGADTTDTTGQCTQHNPKHDVGLPGISFFHIDDPTLDDDLDGNFQNDVDTDGDGIVDITKPYFLNPNIPGATGTIGASGETSTSKLNRWRILVRNIKEAPNAAYVSHNNVSILVLGISEDYGTGFSGQQNEGSVVNGTRLIEQGLTAEPVSIWNNVCFLGITNSELLGTMKYYGSVHMINGQYGTNVLEMSGNVGVFNYYRNAASGLTENPPCCNNGPDASLTNLLAGLPTTRTGVPTLNAKMRIKNGDILIEGSATIGCANDTTRPGKETLDELLTNGTYADADNLHFDRYSVYDVHEDFMDRIQFPDTISNSQKYYDMPRGKTYANYQAYLVGNPDAAAAEDYGALALDLTTINPLNLSTGTLPWVFSTENSAATQESVMLLTNLLSGTGSDTRGGGNANASYITGRSMNWLTRNLASNDNPQGSPLTGGNGTIIYFGFDRYDAATSHEPVIGYQIAGGTLQWVRGGPTGSGTPITLPDQLVNHNGAYFVVKVARYSITQTLVNAIVYIPRDATVSAKFTNFLFHPGSAGTPDEQAAWDAQFSLAPVSGSHKGMIRFMNDFLDVPAQSATINDDVDIDPTTWGLPALSAANSYTYPFLTDSMSGDEMTKSAIIGSGIVLLSGPVYFDTSGSGSGDGTGIDYDGRLSIMVPSWAPTAPVLANPANDSGNNQIFIRTFIYPKTQFPCNDALSLISSGDIDASPNPAQKREALVLYARNKYVVGKQTDLAGSAVAYTYIQGGGSGNPNYLQVPAMNTCMPDFLPGKDPITFTRPTTWMER